The Wolbachia endosymbiont of Ctenocephalides felis wCfeT genome includes a region encoding these proteins:
- the pyrH gene encoding UMP kinase gives MEISPDEVKYSRVLFKISGEALMGLQPFGHDMEVISRLCKDIADIHKLGVQVCIVVGGGNIFRGSSASLNGCERASSDYIGMLATIINALILQNFLEENSVDSRVMSAIPMAAICEPYIRRKAIRNLEKGRIVIFAAGTGNPFFTTDTAAALRAVEMNCDVILKGTQVNGVYSSDPKKNEDAVMYDKLSYTDLLARDLKVMDASAVSLARENLIPIVVFSLKEEKIVNIIKGRGIYTIVSNSR, from the coding sequence ATGGAAATCTCACCAGATGAAGTAAAATACTCTAGGGTATTATTTAAAATTTCTGGTGAAGCTTTGATGGGGCTACAGCCTTTTGGCCATGATATGGAAGTAATAAGCCGATTATGTAAGGATATAGCTGATATTCATAAACTTGGGGTTCAAGTCTGTATTGTGGTTGGTGGTGGCAATATATTTCGTGGTTCGTCTGCGTCTTTGAATGGTTGTGAAAGAGCAAGCAGTGATTACATTGGCATGCTTGCAACTATAATTAATGCTTTGATTTTGCAAAATTTTTTAGAGGAAAATTCAGTGGACTCTAGGGTAATGTCTGCAATACCTATGGCTGCTATATGCGAGCCTTACATTAGGAGAAAAGCTATTCGTAATTTGGAAAAAGGTAGAATAGTAATATTTGCAGCAGGTACAGGTAATCCATTTTTTACTACAGACACAGCTGCAGCTTTACGTGCAGTTGAAATGAATTGTGATGTTATTCTTAAAGGTACGCAAGTAAATGGAGTATATTCCTCTGATCCTAAGAAAAATGAAGATGCTGTAATGTACGATAAACTGTCTTATACAGATTTATTAGCTCGTGATTTAAAAGTGATGGATGCATCAGCAGTTTCACTTGCACGAGAAAATTTGATTCCAATTGTAGTTTTTTCTTTGAAAGAGGAGAAAATAGTCAATATCATTAAAGGTAGAGGCATTTATACTATAGTGTCAAACAGTAGGTAA
- the hemC gene encoding hydroxymethylbilane synthase encodes MLIRIGTRGSDLAVAQALEVKKKLLSSFPNLSIEIIKIKTSGDKYANANLAEIGGKGLFIKEIEDELLESKIDIAVHSLKDVPAFFSDDLIIPCVLRRLSPYDVFVSHKHSSFESLPKQATIATSAIRRKVQLLHFRPDLNIVPLRGNVTTRLQNQSFDGIILAEAGLIRLEKHHLITEILPPKLMLSAVGQGAICVQCRKNDVKIIDLLEKFNDNMSYIRVKSERSFMKTVNGSCFTPLAALAEYVNENMLYLRCMLANEKDIYFTERTSCIEDAEKMGIDAGLELKSKCL; translated from the coding sequence GTGAAAAAGAAGTTACTTAGTTCTTTTCCTAATTTATCTATTGAGATTATTAAAATTAAAACCTCTGGAGACAAATATGCCAATGCGAATCTTGCTGAAATAGGGGGTAAAGGGCTATTTATTAAAGAAATTGAAGATGAATTACTTGAGAGCAAGATAGATATTGCAGTTCACTCTCTAAAGGACGTACCCGCATTCTTTTCAGATGATTTAATAATTCCATGCGTTCTGAGAAGACTAAGTCCATATGATGTATTTGTTTCTCATAAGCATAGCAGCTTTGAATCTTTACCAAAGCAGGCCACAATTGCTACTTCTGCAATAAGAAGGAAAGTTCAGTTATTACATTTTAGACCAGATTTAAACATAGTACCGCTACGTGGGAATGTAACAACTAGATTACAAAATCAGAGTTTTGATGGGATAATTCTAGCTGAAGCTGGATTGATAAGATTAGAAAAACACCATTTAATCACAGAGATATTGCCACCAAAACTCATGTTAAGTGCGGTTGGACAGGGGGCAATTTGTGTTCAATGTAGAAAAAATGATGTAAAAATTATCGATCTTTTAGAGAAATTTAATGATAATATGTCCTATATAAGGGTTAAATCAGAACGTAGTTTTATGAAAACGGTAAATGGCTCATGTTTTACACCACTTGCAGCTTTAGCTGAGTATGTAAATGAAAATATGTTATACCTTCGCTGTATGTTAGCTAATGAGAAGGACATATACTTTACGGAGCGTACTTCCTGCATAGAAGATGCAGAAAAAATGGGCATAGATGCAGGGCTAGAGTTGAAATCAAAATGCTTATAA
- the murB gene encoding UDP-N-acetylmuramate dehydrogenase, protein MLISLPKVRGAYRYNISMSKMTWLNVGGQADVLFKPHDIDDLRYLIRNAELPISVIGATSNIIVRDSGIRGITVKLGKEFAYIKYKGNNSIVIGGAALLSNLAYFAGERQIGGLEFLAGIPGTVGGGIEMNAGAYGSDIASIMQSVKAISLEDGNIYEFSSREMGYFYRGHSLKGKWVFIEAEFKGVNSEYEIISKRLEEIIDKKNESQPTRGKTAGCIFKNPQNYQAWQLIDKSGCRGLNVGGAKISEKHCNFLLNCNNATASDLESLGNRVRDIVKDQFNVELEWEIRVIGNY, encoded by the coding sequence ATGCTTATAAGCTTACCTAAAGTACGTGGGGCATATCGTTATAATATTTCAATGTCCAAAATGACGTGGTTAAATGTTGGCGGGCAAGCTGACGTATTATTTAAACCTCATGATATTGACGATTTGAGGTATTTAATTAGAAATGCTGAATTACCAATTAGTGTTATTGGTGCAACATCCAATATAATTGTGCGAGATAGCGGCATTAGAGGGATAACAGTAAAGTTAGGTAAAGAATTTGCATATATAAAGTACAAGGGAAACAACTCTATTGTTATAGGTGGTGCTGCACTGCTTAGTAATCTTGCTTACTTTGCCGGAGAAAGGCAAATAGGTGGACTAGAATTTTTAGCTGGAATCCCAGGGACAGTGGGTGGCGGAATAGAAATGAATGCTGGTGCATATGGTAGTGATATCGCGAGTATTATGCAGTCTGTAAAAGCAATTAGCTTGGAAGACGGAAATATATATGAATTCTCCAGCAGAGAGATGGGTTATTTTTATCGAGGGCATAGTTTAAAAGGAAAATGGGTTTTCATTGAAGCTGAGTTCAAGGGAGTAAATTCAGAATACGAAATCATCTCGAAAAGATTGGAAGAAATCATTGATAAAAAAAATGAGAGCCAACCAACAAGGGGAAAAACTGCCGGTTGCATATTTAAAAATCCACAAAACTACCAAGCATGGCAGCTGATCGATAAATCTGGCTGTAGAGGGTTAAATGTTGGTGGAGCTAAAATCTCTGAGAAGCATTGTAATTTTTTACTTAATTGCAATAATGCCACTGCTTCTGATCTTGAAAGTCTTGGCAATAGAGTTAGAGATATCGTAAAAGATCAATTTAATGTCGAACTTGAGTGGGAGATAAGGGTTATTGGTAACTACTAA
- the rpsB gene encoding 30S ribosomal protein S2, with amino-acid sequence MANLPEVTIRDLAGSGVHFGHKTSRWNAKMAPYIYGVHQENRIHIIDLRKTLPLLLGAMKALYDVASQRGRILFVGTKFQAMDIIASEAIRCGQYYVNHRWLGGMLTNWGTVSSSIKTLMQYEKILGNEDSILTKKELGNIDKKRQKLDKALSGIREMGAVPDILFIIDTNKEHTAVAEAKKLGIPIVAILDTNSDPDDITYPIPGNDDSRKSIELYCKLAADFILAGIESSLARSGVKIDEIKDDEFIQEKEDGIVETKKRRSKVIKEEEKEVVTNDSESK; translated from the coding sequence ATGGCAAATTTGCCTGAAGTAACAATACGTGATTTGGCTGGGTCTGGTGTACATTTTGGTCACAAGACTAGTCGTTGGAATGCAAAGATGGCTCCATATATATATGGGGTGCATCAGGAAAATCGTATACATATAATAGACTTAAGGAAAACATTACCATTGCTACTGGGAGCAATGAAAGCTTTATATGATGTTGCATCTCAACGCGGTCGTATCTTATTTGTTGGAACAAAGTTTCAAGCCATGGACATTATTGCAAGTGAAGCAATTCGTTGTGGTCAATATTATGTGAATCATAGATGGCTCGGTGGTATGCTGACTAACTGGGGCACTGTTTCTTCTTCAATAAAGACTTTAATGCAATATGAAAAAATACTAGGCAACGAAGATAGTATTTTAACGAAGAAAGAACTAGGCAATATTGATAAAAAAAGGCAAAAACTTGACAAGGCTTTAAGTGGTATTAGAGAAATGGGAGCAGTTCCCGATATCTTATTTATTATTGACACTAACAAGGAGCATACTGCAGTTGCAGAGGCTAAAAAATTGGGAATTCCAATAGTTGCAATACTTGATACCAATTCTGATCCAGATGACATTACTTACCCTATACCTGGGAATGATGATTCAAGAAAATCAATAGAACTTTATTGTAAATTAGCAGCTGATTTTATATTAGCTGGAATAGAGTCCAGTTTAGCAAGGTCTGGAGTTAAGATTGATGAAATCAAAGATGATGAATTTATTCAGGAAAAAGAAGATGGTATTGTGGAAACCAAAAAAAGGCGTAGTAAAGTTATAAAAGAAGAAGAAAAGGAGGTAGTAACAAATGATAGTGAATCCAAGTAA
- a CDS encoding phosphatidate cytidylyltransferase, protein MVDNNFIVRMLSSIVILFIFSFATYFSDLSFYLLIFSIAVLSSFEWYNLTKGNKILYIFALLLIALPNASLIYLYNLPQGKYALVWIILTIWSIDITAYLFGKNFGGPKICPMISPGKTWSGLLGAILAGIVCTIFGSIFFGLFSILYSPFIGCAIAILGQLGDFTESLIKRVYGVKDSGGIIPGHGGILDRMDSFIFTAPFIAIYVS, encoded by the coding sequence ATGGTGGATAATAATTTTATAGTTAGGATGCTGTCTTCAATAGTAATATTGTTTATATTTTCTTTTGCTACATATTTTAGTGATTTATCGTTCTATTTATTGATCTTTTCAATAGCGGTTTTATCTTCCTTTGAGTGGTATAATTTAACCAAAGGGAATAAAATTTTATATATTTTTGCGCTGTTACTTATTGCATTGCCAAATGCCTCATTGATATATTTATATAATTTACCACAGGGAAAATACGCATTAGTATGGATAATTCTAACTATTTGGAGTATTGATATCACTGCCTATTTATTTGGCAAGAACTTTGGTGGACCAAAGATTTGTCCGATGATTAGTCCTGGTAAAACTTGGTCGGGGCTTCTTGGTGCTATCCTAGCTGGGATAGTGTGTACAATCTTTGGGTCAATATTTTTTGGTCTATTTTCAATTCTTTACTCTCCTTTTATTGGCTGTGCAATTGCTATACTAGGACAGCTTGGCGATTTCACTGAATCACTTATTAAAAGAGTTTATGGTGTGAAAGATAGCGGAGGCATAATACCTGGTCATGGAGGAATACTTGATCGGATGGACAGCTTTATCTTTACTGCACCTTTTATTGCTATTTATGTGAGCTAG
- the uppS gene encoding polyprenyl diphosphate synthase gives MLSPELLPKHLAIIMDGNGRWANNQGKVKLDGYRKGSEVAYDIAKYCTALTIPYLTLYAFSMENWLRPVDETNCLFDLFYSILTDKDKVNFICSCNIKLNFIGNLSMLPARIFDQIKKAEEVTQKNEGLLLTVAVSYGAKQEITQAISNIIKENVDSVSEDEFEKFLYTKGLPKLDLLIRTGGEKRLSNFLLWQAAYAELYFCDTLWPDFSCQDLSKALEDYTKRERRYGG, from the coding sequence ATATTAAGCCCTGAACTTTTGCCGAAACATTTAGCAATCATAATGGATGGCAATGGTAGATGGGCAAATAATCAAGGAAAGGTAAAACTTGACGGTTATAGAAAGGGTAGTGAAGTTGCATATGATATTGCTAAGTATTGCACAGCTCTCACTATACCTTATTTAACCTTATACGCATTTTCTATGGAAAATTGGCTAAGACCTGTAGATGAAACTAACTGCTTATTTGATTTATTTTATTCTATTTTAACTGATAAAGATAAAGTTAATTTCATTTGTAGCTGTAACATTAAATTGAACTTTATCGGCAATTTAAGCATGCTACCAGCCAGAATATTTGATCAAATTAAAAAGGCAGAGGAAGTTACACAAAAGAATGAAGGTTTATTACTTACTGTAGCAGTAAGCTATGGAGCAAAACAAGAAATCACACAAGCTATAAGCAATATCATAAAAGAAAATGTTGACTCTGTATCAGAAGATGAATTTGAGAAGTTTCTTTATACTAAAGGCTTGCCAAAGTTAGATTTGCTAATTCGCACGGGAGGAGAGAAAAGGTTAAGTAATTTTTTATTATGGCAAGCAGCTTATGCAGAGTTATATTTTTGTGATACTTTATGGCCTGATTTTTCTTGCCAAGATTTAAGCAAGGCATTAGAAGATTATACAAAAAGAGAGAGAAGATATGGTGGATAA
- a CDS encoding extracellular solute-binding protein gives MKKAFIFTSLAVVVLAIVVYLFKNDITNDAQVVNVYSSRKEELVRTLFDEFTKDTGIKVRYIIDDYSQLLSRIENGGEADLFITADAVNLILAKKRKLLSPVDSEVLKNAIPAKFRDNEDYWFGLTKRTRMLVYNKESVDPKDLGTYEDLADEKWKGKILVRSSTSPYNRSLIAFMVANNGFERTKKWVNGIVSNMARKPSCGDTDQIYAVAAGEGDVAIVNSYYLARILSSEKKGITDKLGAFFPNDGVMVNISGAAVTKNAKHRENAIALMEFLVSKKAQESYAKKNQEYPIIEGIEASDILKSWGNYSQSNLSLSELEKHLFEAVMIADECGWK, from the coding sequence ATGAAAAAGGCCTTTATATTTACATCTTTAGCAGTAGTTGTATTAGCAATTGTTGTGTACTTATTTAAAAATGATATCACTAATGATGCACAAGTAGTGAATGTCTATTCTTCACGCAAAGAGGAGCTGGTACGCACTCTATTTGATGAGTTCACAAAAGACACTGGAATTAAAGTACGCTACATAATTGATGATTATTCGCAGCTGCTTTCACGCATAGAAAATGGCGGTGAAGCTGATCTGTTTATTACTGCAGATGCAGTGAATCTGATTCTTGCAAAAAAAAGGAAGCTTTTGTCTCCAGTAGATTCAGAAGTTTTGAAAAACGCCATACCTGCAAAGTTTAGAGATAACGAAGATTATTGGTTTGGTCTTACTAAAAGAACTAGAATGTTGGTCTATAATAAAGAATCAGTGGATCCTAAAGATTTAGGGACTTATGAAGATCTTGCAGATGAAAAGTGGAAAGGAAAAATATTGGTGCGCTCGTCTACCAGTCCATATAATCGCTCATTGATTGCTTTTATGGTTGCAAATAATGGTTTTGAGAGGACAAAAAAATGGGTAAATGGAATTGTAAGCAACATGGCAAGAAAGCCAAGCTGCGGTGATACTGACCAAATTTATGCAGTGGCGGCTGGTGAAGGAGATGTTGCAATAGTAAATAGTTATTATCTTGCACGAATTCTTTCATCAGAGAAGAAGGGTATTACAGATAAACTTGGAGCTTTCTTTCCAAATGATGGTGTGATGGTAAATATTAGTGGTGCAGCGGTAACAAAAAATGCAAAGCATAGAGAAAATGCTATAGCTCTAATGGAGTTTTTAGTAAGCAAAAAAGCTCAGGAATCATACGCTAAAAAGAATCAAGAGTATCCTATAATTGAAGGTATTGAAGCGTCTGATATACTGAAATCTTGGGGCAATTATTCACAAAGCAATCTATCTTTAAGCGAGCTTGAAAAGCACCTTTTTGAAGCTGTGATGATAGCAGATGAATGTGGGTGGAAATAA
- the tsf gene encoding translation elongation factor Ts — protein sequence MIVNPSNIRELRDRTGLGLSDCKKALEECDGDINKAVDKLRAIGLAKADKKSDRIAADGLVAMHLSENCGVLVELNCETDFVARNDKFIELVSNLASIAQKERCVSIDELKNAQYNGTGTVKEAIMNGTSILGEKLELSKVCYLEAKDGVIAGYVHGDIHGLGKTGALVALQSSGDKAKLQEVGKQVAMHIVAMKPEALSIDDLDQAKLNNERSIVEEQVKSLNKPEEVTKKIVDGRMAKYYEEVVLLEQKFIKDDKIKISDFIKSIESNVSSPVKLSDYKLFVLGQNN from the coding sequence ATGATAGTGAATCCAAGTAATATAAGAGAATTACGTGATAGAACAGGGCTTGGCTTAAGCGACTGTAAAAAGGCACTAGAAGAATGTGATGGTGATATCAACAAGGCAGTTGATAAGTTGCGTGCAATAGGCCTTGCTAAGGCAGACAAGAAGTCTGATAGAATAGCTGCTGATGGGCTTGTTGCTATGCATTTATCTGAAAATTGTGGTGTGTTGGTTGAATTAAATTGCGAAACTGATTTTGTTGCACGAAATGATAAATTTATAGAGTTAGTTTCAAATTTAGCATCAATTGCTCAGAAAGAACGTTGTGTCAGTATTGATGAGCTAAAAAATGCTCAATATAATGGCACTGGCACAGTAAAGGAAGCTATTATGAACGGCACATCGATTCTTGGTGAAAAGCTAGAGTTAAGTAAAGTTTGTTACTTAGAAGCTAAAGATGGAGTGATCGCTGGTTATGTACATGGCGATATACATGGGTTAGGAAAGACTGGTGCTTTGGTTGCATTGCAGTCATCCGGTGATAAGGCAAAGCTGCAAGAAGTTGGAAAGCAAGTAGCAATGCATATTGTTGCTATGAAGCCTGAAGCCTTGTCCATAGATGATTTAGATCAAGCTAAATTAAATAATGAGCGATCTATCGTTGAAGAACAGGTAAAAAGCTTAAATAAACCTGAAGAAGTAACAAAAAAAATAGTGGATGGTCGTATGGCTAAATACTATGAAGAAGTTGTCTTGTTAGAGCAAAAATTTATAAAGGATGATAAGATAAAAATTTCTGATTTTATAAAATCAATCGAATCAAATGTAAGTTCTCCTGTTAAATTATCTGATTACAAGTTATTTGTTTTGGGTCAAAATAATTAA
- a CDS encoding ankyrin repeat domain-containing protein has protein sequence MNARDGYEDTPLLCAYKNGKKEALEILLKAGADMNMKDKDGNTILGEMRNQAILLCFGIFVVSLVVQFMILGVVSLESTIGEFSIPPLKTLVCIFVAVAAAVSIIGSSILYAGARSYIHFIKVEAEAEAGKFEPTDDNPPPYEA, from the coding sequence TTGAATGCGCGAGATGGATATGAAGATACTCCTTTACTTTGTGCTTATAAAAATGGTAAAAAAGAAGCATTAGAAATTCTTCTCAAAGCAGGGGCTGATATGAATATGAAGGATAAAGATGGAAATACTATTTTAGGTGAGATGAGAAATCAGGCAATTCTTCTATGCTTTGGTATATTTGTTGTGTCATTAGTAGTTCAGTTTATGATTTTGGGGGTTGTATCTTTAGAATCTACTATAGGTGAGTTTTCTATTCCTCCATTGAAAACCTTGGTATGCATTTTTGTTGCAGTTGCTGCTGCGGTAAGTATTATTGGTAGTTCTATCCTATATGCTGGAGCAAGATCATATATCCACTTTATTAAAGTGGAAGCTGAAGCTGAAGCAGGAAAGTTTGAGCCTACAGATGATAATCCCCCTCCATATGAGGCCTAG
- a CDS encoding phage major capsid protein, with protein MSLSDIAHRVNELASSWEQFKLINNRRLEEIESKGHADSSTVEQLHKVNDAIDSCKERLDLIETAAQRPGVNTDFNTNDKDFSDYLRKGTENGLSQKALSGDRGGGGEYLVAPHILKRINKYITDASLMRQLCSRQKISTETFDYIIEDGEAGAGWSGDIKNRPDFTKDTETPRAQRISITTYELYAQPQISQKLLDDAFVDVESWLVGKIVETFGAKKNQAFIKGKGTFEPKGILSYDPGESYNTIEQFTEENLYSDAIISLYYALNEHYSKNASFLMSRRRLKDIRLLKYSGTGQYMWQPSLSLDEPDTLMGVPVYQSIDMPDDTIVVADFKRAYKIVDGRGMRILRDPYTNKPHVRFFITKRVGGEVVNTSAIKILKSTKKEP; from the coding sequence ATGTCACTTTCTGATATTGCTCACCGTGTCAATGAGCTCGCTTCATCGTGGGAGCAATTTAAACTAATTAACAATCGCAGATTAGAAGAAATCGAAAGCAAGGGTCATGCCGACTCTTCAACGGTCGAGCAGCTACACAAGGTAAATGATGCCATTGATAGCTGTAAAGAGCGTTTAGATTTAATAGAAACTGCAGCACAACGTCCGGGAGTAAACACGGATTTTAATACAAATGATAAAGATTTTTCTGATTATCTTCGCAAAGGAACAGAGAATGGTTTATCACAAAAAGCCTTGAGTGGAGATAGGGGAGGTGGTGGAGAGTATCTTGTTGCTCCACATATTTTAAAGCGTATAAATAAATATATAACAGATGCATCTTTGATGCGTCAGCTATGCTCTCGTCAAAAAATCTCCACCGAGACATTTGATTACATTATAGAAGATGGGGAAGCCGGCGCTGGTTGGAGTGGGGACATAAAGAATAGGCCTGATTTCACAAAGGATACAGAAACACCCAGGGCCCAAAGGATTTCCATTACAACGTATGAATTATACGCCCAACCACAGATATCGCAGAAGTTACTCGATGATGCATTTGTTGATGTTGAAAGTTGGCTAGTGGGTAAGATTGTTGAAACTTTTGGTGCAAAAAAAAATCAGGCATTTATCAAAGGTAAAGGCACTTTTGAACCAAAAGGAATTTTATCTTATGACCCGGGAGAAAGCTATAACACAATAGAGCAGTTTACAGAGGAAAACCTATATAGCGATGCAATAATATCACTATATTATGCTCTGAATGAACATTATTCTAAGAACGCATCATTTTTAATGAGTAGAAGGAGATTAAAAGATATTAGACTGCTAAAATATAGTGGAACGGGCCAATATATGTGGCAGCCGAGTTTATCACTTGATGAACCAGATACTCTAATGGGAGTGCCAGTATATCAGTCTATCGACATGCCAGATGACACAATTGTAGTCGCAGATTTCAAGCGAGCCTATAAAATCGTAGATGGTAGAGGAATGCGAATATTAAGAGATCCTTATACCAACAAACCTCATGTAAGATTTTTCATCACCAAGCGCGTTGGTGGAGAGGTTGTCAACACCAGCGCTATTAAGATATTGAAATCTACTAAGAAAGAACCCTAG
- a CDS encoding ankyrin repeat domain-containing protein, which yields MPRNTSPYNDNFPLFGETTNMHIYPPSYKQVLKEKQNKFFDAVQAGKIDLVEKFINEDANIINARDEDGNTPLLWAYKNDKKKALSILLKAGADVNAKNKYGRNIFLDHIRDDAAVTGICAFGGLSPLFPTISFVYLFNSKILVTYSASVVGACFAIGLFVSLIVQIAGIVCFRSIRAEAEGYKSADGKGNPPPYELICGAVQVINEKPAIDQPAPSVS from the coding sequence ATGCCAAGAAACACATCACCATATAACGATAATTTTCCTTTGTTCGGAGAGACAACGAACATGCATATATATCCTCCTTCATACAAACAGGTGCTAAAAGAAAAGCAGAATAAATTTTTTGATGCTGTTCAAGCAGGTAAAATAGATCTAGTGGAAAAATTCATAAACGAAGATGCTAATATTATTAATGCACGAGATGAAGATGGAAACACTCCTTTACTTTGGGCTTATAAAAATGATAAAAAAAAAGCATTAAGCATTCTTCTCAAAGCAGGGGCTGACGTGAATGCGAAAAATAAATATGGAAGGAATATTTTCTTAGATCATATACGTGATGACGCAGCTGTAACCGGTATTTGTGCATTTGGTGGGTTATCTCCGCTTTTTCCGACGATATCTTTTGTTTACCTTTTTAATAGTAAAATATTAGTAACCTATTCAGCAAGTGTTGTTGGAGCTTGTTTTGCGATAGGTTTGTTTGTTAGCCTTATTGTACAGATTGCAGGAATAGTATGTTTCCGCTCCATTAGAGCGGAAGCAGAAGGATATAAGTCTGCAGATGGGAAGGGAAATCCCCCTCCATATGAGCTTATCTGTGGAGCAGTGCAGGTGATAAATGAAAAGCCTGCAATTGATCAACCTGCTCCTTCTGTCAGCTAA
- the frr gene encoding ribosome recycling factor — MLSEVKTKIKERMLKTIQSFHDDIKGVRTGRASASLLDGVVVNAYGGHQKLSQVAGVSVTDNKTLSIKVWDEGIIGEVKNAILNANLGLNPVIEGNTIRVTLPDLTEETRKKLVKLLHQFAENARIAIRNIRRDTLEEIEKMKEDKEISEDEFHSAKKEVQSITDENIKKIDEELSIKEKDVLSH, encoded by the coding sequence ATGTTAAGTGAAGTAAAAACTAAAATAAAAGAGAGGATGCTAAAAACTATTCAGTCCTTTCATGATGATATTAAAGGTGTACGTACTGGAAGGGCTAGTGCATCGTTACTTGACGGTGTGGTGGTGAATGCCTACGGTGGACATCAAAAGTTAAGTCAAGTTGCAGGCGTTTCAGTTACAGACAATAAAACTTTATCAATCAAAGTTTGGGATGAGGGAATTATAGGTGAAGTTAAAAATGCCATACTGAATGCTAATCTTGGTTTAAATCCTGTTATTGAAGGCAATACAATACGTGTAACGCTTCCAGATTTAACAGAAGAGACTCGTAAGAAACTAGTTAAGCTGTTGCACCAATTTGCTGAAAATGCACGTATTGCTATCAGAAATATACGCAGGGATACTTTAGAAGAAATAGAGAAGATGAAGGAGGATAAAGAAATCTCAGAAGATGAGTTTCATAGTGCTAAAAAGGAAGTTCAGAGCATTACTGATGAAAATATCAAGAAAATTGATGAAGAATTATCCATAAAAGAAAAAGATGTATTGAGTCACTAA